One genomic window of Podarcis muralis chromosome 9, rPodMur119.hap1.1, whole genome shotgun sequence includes the following:
- the TIGD4 gene encoding tigger transposable element-derived protein 4, whose translation MSLDAFEPLREFGGCTMAESSDAPSLLPAVRKKKSLSIKDKISIIAAIESGKKKADIAERYGIKKNSLSSIMKNKEKVLEAFESWQFDPKRKRLRTAFHTDLEEALVKWYRMAQCSNIPVNGPMLRFQANDFAQKLGHNDFKCSNGWLDRFKARYGLAFRSQPVVATARTTRTTAATTTEDTATAWHQNILSYYLKVYQPNDIFNMKETGLFYQMLPSPTFTFKGETCSLGKLGKEKITVVVGVNMDASEKLPLLVIGKNKTPCCFQGVTSLPVEYQSTTMAQMTSELFDQWVSKLDKRFQMQKRHIIIFVDSFPFHPEVRNLKSIRLVSFPSCSPSRFTAVKQNITESLKVKYRCLLLKRFVDCVESGKEFMLTLLDAVDMLYLCWRAVSPGTVVKSHSKEGFRSQTGENIDEDTKTEINFDLAAYASAAGVEFPKGLSLEEYVAFNDDLINCEMPPNTEISQAKKCTSNGTYEKDDGDDFPGCKHPSPSKEEALTALDTLRRFLRHQDLKESLHTSFTVLEDFIHLAASK comes from the coding sequence ATGTCTCTAGATGCATTTGAGCCTCTGAGGGAGTTTGGGGGTTGTACCATGGCGGAGTCTTCAGATGCTCCCTCACTTCTGCCTGCagtaaggaagaagaaaagcttATCAATCAAGGACAAAATTAGTATAATAGCTGCAATAGAAAGTGGCAAGAAGAAGGCAGACATTGCGGAAAGATACGGTATAAAGAAAAACTCCTTGTCCTCCATCATGAAGAACAAAGAGAAAGTTTTAGAAGCCTTTGAATCGTGGCAATttgaccctaaaagaaaaaggttaaGGACTGCATTTCATACAGATCTGGAAGAGGCACTGGTGAAGTGGTACAGAATGGCTCAGTGTTCAAATATACCAGTGAATGGGCCGATGCTACGCTTCCAAGCTAATGATTTTGCACAGAAACTTGGACATAACGATTTTAAATGTAGCAATGGCTGGCTAGATCGTTTTAAAGCAAGGTATGGACTGGCATTCAGATCTCAGCCTGTTGTAGCTACTGCTCGTACTACTCGTACCACTGCTGCTACCACTACAGAGGATACAGCAACTGCTTGGCATCAAAATATTCTGTCTTACTATTTAAAGGTTTATCAGCCAAATGATATATTTAACATGAAGGAGACAGGATTGTTTTATCAGATGTTACCTAGTCCTACTTTTACATTTAAAGGAGAAACATGCTCCCTGGGAAAATTAGGCAAAGAAAAAATAACTGTAGTGGTTGGCGTAAATATGGATGCTTCCGAAAAACTTCCGTTGCTTGTTATAGGAAAGAACAAAACTCCCTGCTGCTTTCAGGGTGTCACATCACTGCCTGTGGAATATCAGTCAACTACTATGGCACAGATGACTTCAGAGCTGTTTGATCAGTGGGTGAGCAAACTTGACAAGAGATTTCAAATGCAGAAGCGTCACATCATTATTTTTGTGGACTCTTTCCCTTTTCACCCAGAGGTAAGGAATTTGAAGTCTATCAGACTTGTATCCTTCCCTTCTTGCTCACCCTCCagatttacagctgtgaaacaaaaTATCACCGAGAGTCTGAAAGTAAAATACCGGTGCCTTCTTCTCAAGAGATTTGTAGACTGTGTTGAAAGTGGTAAGGAATTCATGCTGACTTTGCTTGATGCAGTTGACATGTTATACCTATGTTGGAGGGCTGTATCTCCAGGGACAGTTGTTAAAAGTCATAGCAAAGAAGGGTTTAGATCACAAACTGGGGAAAACATTGATGAGGACACAAAAACGGAAATTAATTTTGATTTGGCTGCATATGCATCGGCAGCAGGAGTTGAGTTTCCAAAAGGCTTGTCTTTGGAGGAATATGTAGCTTTCAATGATGACTTGATAAATTGTGAAATGCCTCCTAACACTGAAATATCACAGGCTAAAAAATGTACTTCAAATGGAACTTATGAgaaagatgatggtgatgactTTCCAGGATGTAAACACCCTTCGCCATCAAAGGAGGAGGCCCTTACTGCTTTAGATACTCTTCGAAGATTTCTTAGACACCAAGATTTGAAGGAATCTCTTCATACTTCCTTCACGGTTCTGGAGGACTTTATTCATCTTGCAGCATCTAAATAA